In the Nothobranchius furzeri strain GRZ-AD chromosome 15, NfurGRZ-RIMD1, whole genome shotgun sequence genome, one interval contains:
- the LOC129164734 gene encoding DNA repair protein complementing XP-C cells: MVKGFSNRSRKARMMSEMKEEKDLPLFGEWQTEEYQPPIAVDGKIPRNEYGNVYLFKACMIPVGCVHVRLPNLHRVARKLGLDAAPAVTGFDYHGGYSHAVTDGYIVCEEDEEVLRAAWVEEQEIQKQKEKEKKEKRAFGNWTLLVKGLLIRERLKQRYNNKSSGLGSTSHAGDAGGFSSDEEVEAEGDASKSKTASETLAMSWPQNRQAEEEDGGTSRLEKKKPTRREKKGQEKHLFPFEKV; encoded by the exons ATGGTGAAGGGCTTCTCCAACCGCTCACGAAAGGCCAGAATGATGTCCGAGATGAAGGAGGAGAAGGACCTTCCTCTGTTTGGAGAATGGCAAACTGAGGAGTACCAGCCGCCTATAGCCGTGGATGGGAAG ATCCCACGCAATGAATATGGTAACGTCTACCTTTTTAAAGCCTGCATGATTCCAGTGGGCTGTGTTCATGTCAGGCTGCCTAACCTGCACCGCGTAGCCAGGAAACTGGGCCTGGATGCCGCACCTGCGGTCACAGGCTTCGACTACCATGGAGGATATTCACACGCTGT GACTGATGGTTACATTGTGTGTGAAGAGGATGAGGAGGTTCTCAGGGCCGCCTGGGTGGAAGAACAAGAGATTCAgaagcagaaagagaaagag AAAAAGGAAAAGAGAGCCTTTGGCAACTGGACCCTGCTGGTGAAGGGACTCCTGATCAGAGAAAGACTCAAACAGCGTTACAACAACAAGTCATCGGGACTGGGGAGCACTTCTCATGCAGGTGATGCTGGCGGGTTTTCTTCTGACGAGGAGGTGGAGGCTGAAGGTGATGCTTCCAAGTCTAAAACGGCATCTGAGACTCTGGCGATGTCCTGGCCCCAAAACAGAcaagcagaggaggaggatgggGGCACCAGCAGGCTGGAGAAGAAGAAGCCTACAAGGCGAGAAAAGAAGGGTCAGGAGAAACATTTATTCCCGTTTGAGAAAGTGTAA
- the LOC107390667 gene encoding DNA repair protein complementing XP-C cells produces MAKRRKCAETEDANTKKLKLNADSSRGAKTRIKKKDAVNDLSDEEEKLERKVNPKPRMPLKRSAGRQTSSSAGTSTDVTTSKYFQSQVKEAVDNEDDFDLVTVAPPLVKGSSKKLEEEEDGSEDEDDWEEVEELSEPLGPVDPPEPDRPSQPVEIEIETPEVRKQRKRQAEAEMYLRRMMKRFKKDLLIDTHKVHLLCLIANGMFRNRLCCQPDLLAITLSLLPSHFCAVAKERIDQNYLSGLLKWFRATFTLNPSLASDERLEPRALLERRLASVSAKDHQEMTHLFLLVLRSLQLFCRLVLSLQPIPFKPPAAKRKGTAAPKRRQTSQDTSKPDSSEANISPGKKRWAGGGEIKGRSGGKKANKKEVKEDEEEKPALSGGQRPKNSKRRSVASKVSYKEESNSEGGEEEEVSDADDFQVTSEDDSEDSGRESKPSKERKGSTKKKEKQTSGKNTPRRRSGGIKQKDSEDEAEKEDDGVASNKTRRSGRRDGPGADEWLEVCLDKTSSWICVDVDHGVGVPQLCSQNATAPLAYVVAVDGNGFLKDLGKKYDPTWMTSSRKRRVDDEWWEETLEPFMGPEDDRNKKEEKELQNKLLNKPMPTSIAEYKNHPLYALKRHLLKYEALYPSTAAVLGYCRGEPVYSRDCIHTLHSRETWLKEARTVRLGEQPYKMVKGFSNRSRKARMMSEMKEEKDLPLFGEWQTEEYQPPIAVDGKIPRNEYGNVYLFKACMIPVGCVHVRLPNLHRVARKLGLDAAPAVTGFDYHGGYSHAVTDGYIVCEEDEEVLRAAWVEEQEIQKQKEKEKKEKRAFGNWTLLVKGLLIRERLKQRYNNKSSGLGSTSHAGDAGGFSSDEEVEAEGDASKSKTASETLAMSWPQNRQAEEEDGGTSRLEKKKPTRREKKGQEKHLFPFEKV; encoded by the exons ATGGCGAAGCGAAGAAAATGTGCAGAgacagaagatgcaaatacaaagAAACTGAAGCTGAACGCAGACAGCAGCAGGGGAGCGAAAACAAGGATAAAGAAAAAAGATGCAG TTAATGACCTCAGTGATGAAGAAGAGAAGCTTGAGAGGAAGGTGAATCCAAAACCCCGTATGCCGTTGAAGCGATCAGCGGGGCGTCAGACTTCTTCCAGTGCCGGCACCAGTACTGATGTCACAACCAGTAAATACTTCCAGTCCCAGGTGAAGGAGGCGGTTGACAACGAGGACGACTTTGACTTGGTGACTGTTGCACCACCTCTGGTTAAAGGCAGCAGCAAGAaactggaggaagaggaggacggcagtgaggatgaggatgattggGAAGAAGTGGAAG AGTTATCTGAACCGCTGGGTCCAGTGGATCCACCTGAGCCCGATCGGCCCTCTCAGCCGGTAGAGATTGAGATTGAGACTCCAGAAGTCAGAAAGCA GAGGAAGAGGCAGGCAGAGGCTGAGATGTACCTCAGACGAATGATGAAGAGGTTTAAGAAGGACCTGCTGATAGACACACACAAG GTCCACCTCCTGTGCCTTATAGCCAACGGGATGTTTCGGAACCGTTTGTGCTGCCAGCCGGACCTGCTGGCCATCACGCTGTCCCTGCTGCCGTCTCATTTCTGTGCAGTCGCCAAGGAGCGTATTGATCAGAATTACCTTTCCGGACTGCTCAAATG GTTCAGAGCGACATTCACCCTGAACCCTAGCCTCGCCTCTGATGAGCGTCTGGAGCCCCGGGCGCTCCTTGAGCGGCGACTGGCCTCTGTCTCTGCCAAAGACCACCAGGAAATGACACAT CTTTTCCTGCTGGTTctgcggtctctgcagctcttctGCAGACTGGTTCTGTCATTGCAGCCGATTCCCTTCAAACCTCCAGCAGCCAAG CGTAAAGGGACCGCCGCCCCAAAACGGAGGCAAACCAGCCAGGACACCTCCAAGCCCGACTCCTCGGAGGCAAACATCTCTCCGGGCAAGAAGAGATGGGCTGGAGGAGGGGAGATAAAGGGGAGGAGTGGAGGCAAGAAAGCAAACAAGAAAGAAGTGAAGGAGGACGAAGAGGAGAAACCCGCATTGTCAGGAGGGCAGAGACCGAAAAACTCCAAACGCCGCAGTGTCGCCTCAAAGGTCAGCTACAAGGAGGAGAGCAACAGTGAaggaggagaagaggaggaggtTAGTGATGCCGATGATTTTCAGGTCACTAGTGAGGACGACAGCGAGGATTCAGGAAGAGAGTCCAAACCTTCAAAAGAGAGGAAAGGGAGCAcgaagaagaaggaaaaacaaACGAGCGGCAAAAATACTCCTAGGAGAAGAAGTGGTGGGATAAAACAGAAGGACAGCGAGGACGAGGCTGAAAAGGAAGACGATGGCGTGGCGAGCAACAAAACGAGACGGAGCGGGAGAAGAGACGGTCCCGGGGCAGATGAGTGGCTAGAGGTGTGCCTGGATAAAACGTCATCCTGGATTTGTGTGGACGTGGACCACGGAGTTGGAGTGCCTCAACTCTGCTCCCAGAATGCAACGGCCCCGCTGGCGTACGTGGTGGCGGTGGATGGGAACGGCTTCCTAAAGGACTTGGGAAAGAAGTACGATCCTACGTGGATGACGTCGTCGCGGAAGAGGCGGGTGGACGACGAGTGGTGGGAGGAGACACTGGAGCCGTTCATGGGTCCGGAGGATGATAGGAACaaaaaggaggagaaggag CTGCAGAATAAGCTCCTGAACAAACCGATGCCAACATCTATAGCCGAATATAAAAACCATCCTCTGTACGCCTTAAAGAGGCACCTGCTGAAGTACGAAGCCCTTTATCCGTCTACAGCCGCTGTGCTCGGATACTGCAGAGGGGAGCCCGTGTACTCCAG AGACTGCATTCACACCCTCCACTCCAGGGAAACGTGGCTGAAAGAAGCGCGGACCGTCCGACTTGGAGAGCAGCCCTACAAA ATGGTGAAGGGCTTCTCCAACCGCTCACGAAAGGCCAGAATGATGTCCGAGATGAAGGAGGAGAAGGACCTTCCTCTGTTTGGAGAATGGCAAACTGAGGAGTACCAGCCGCCTATAGCTGTGGATGGGAAG ATCCCACGCAATGAATATGGTAACGTCTACCTTTTTAAAGCCTGCATGATTCCAGTGGGCTGTGTTCATGTCAGGCTGCCTAACCTGCACCGCGTAGCCAGGAAACTGGGCCTGGATGCCGCACCTGCGGTCACAGGCTTCGACTACCATGGAGGATATTCACACGCTGT GACTGATGGTTACATTGTGTGTGAAGAGGATGAGGAGGTTCTCAGGGCCGCCTGGGTGGAAGAACAAGAGATTCAgaagcagaaagagaaagag AAAAAGGAAAAGAGAGCCTTTGGCAACTGGACCCTGCTGGTGAAGGGACTCCTGATCAGAGAAAGACTCAAACAGCGTTACAACAACAAGTCATCGGGACTGGGGAGCACTTCTCATGCAGGTGATGCTGGCGGGTTTTCTTCTGACGAGGAGGTGGAGGCTGAAGGTGATGCTTCCAAGTCTAAAACGGCATCTGAGACTCTGGCGATGTCCTGGCCCCAAAACAGAcaagcagaggaggaggatgggGGCACCAGCAGGCTGGAGAAGAAGAAGCCTACAAGGCGAGAAAAGAAGGGTCAGGAGAAACATTTATTCCCGTTTGAGAAAGTGTAA